Proteins encoded by one window of Lathyrus oleraceus cultivar Zhongwan6 chromosome 1, CAAS_Psat_ZW6_1.0, whole genome shotgun sequence:
- the LOC127087380 gene encoding 7-deoxyloganetin glucosyltransferase-like, with amino-acid sequence MDSSPNQTQKPHAVFVPFPAQGHVNPSMQLAKLFRCNGFHITFVNTEFNHKRLIKSLGEEFVKGLPDFQFETIPDGLPESDKDATQDIPTLCDSTRKNCYGPFKELMQHRIFQRCVFYIASCYSLCF; translated from the coding sequence ATGGATTCCAGTCCTAATCAAACCCAAAAACCACATGCTGTATTCGTACCATTTCCAGCACAGGGTCATGTGAATCCTTCCATGCAGTTAGCCAAACTCTTCCGTTGCAACGGTTTCCACATAACCTTTGTCAACACCGAGTTCAACCACAAACGTTTGATTAAATCTCTTGGAGAAGAGTTTGTGAAAGGTCTCCCAGATTTTCAATTCGAGACCATACCTGATGGTTTACCAGAATCAGATAAGGATGCAACACAGGATATTCCAACGTTGTGTGATTCAACTAGGAAAAACTGTTATGGTCCATTCAAAGAGCTTATGCAACACAGGATATTCCAACGTTGTGTTTTCTATATTGCATCTTGTTATAGTTTGTGCTTTTGA